One segment of Leptospira langatensis DNA contains the following:
- a CDS encoding 1-acyl-sn-glycerol-3-phosphate acyltransferase: MNHTGSQETQTGKEVTPVYTTKTYSLMIRLVFKARGLLFDSFEEYFPASNPKQLLSAPYPSVLMANHVWEGDVPALAAVYPHVNPSIKFAIPAREDLMKKDFLTKEFKPKGIMKWIFFLIDKSMIIPKYMNYIGCVPIKRPFRDNARELLKKGTLRDLVDQEWSYLSDRISEGRNLFMFPEGTFNHDGYMNQIKKGVYFLRTKFKGLNFTSFTLTYDYFSSKKAELHIGYGDQFPIPESADSDEVASIVKDRLGSRYTVTAGNLASYMVLKFEGKAKESKEKFFQNLKSFAETIRAKHPEIYISQKFHTENLKHAFDSFLEKAKKSGFLKLEGNDIVFLEKLFQIPKDLHNLKKKNLVLYHKNQLTYHLPKLDAVWASTVTV; the protein is encoded by the coding sequence ATGAATCATACAGGATCCCAGGAAACACAGACCGGAAAGGAAGTGACCCCGGTTTATACCACTAAGACCTATAGTCTCATGATCAGACTGGTATTCAAGGCAAGAGGACTTCTATTCGATTCTTTCGAAGAATATTTTCCTGCCAGCAATCCGAAACAATTGCTTTCTGCTCCCTATCCTTCCGTTCTGATGGCAAATCACGTTTGGGAAGGAGATGTTCCCGCACTCGCAGCGGTTTATCCTCACGTAAATCCTTCTATCAAGTTTGCGATCCCGGCCAGAGAGGATTTAATGAAAAAGGATTTCTTGACCAAGGAATTCAAACCGAAGGGGATCATGAAATGGATCTTCTTCCTGATCGATAAATCCATGATCATCCCGAAATACATGAACTATATCGGATGCGTTCCTATCAAGAGACCGTTCCGTGATAATGCAAGAGAACTCCTCAAGAAAGGAACTCTTAGAGATTTGGTAGACCAGGAATGGAGCTATCTCTCCGACAGGATCTCGGAAGGTAGGAACTTATTCATGTTCCCGGAAGGGACCTTCAATCATGACGGATACATGAACCAGATCAAGAAGGGTGTCTATTTCCTTAGAACTAAATTCAAAGGGCTGAATTTCACTTCCTTCACGCTCACCTACGATTATTTCTCCTCCAAGAAAGCAGAGCTTCATATCGGATACGGGGACCAATTCCCTATTCCGGAAAGTGCGGACTCGGACGAAGTAGCAAGCATCGTAAAGGACAGATTGGGTAGCCGATACACCGTGACTGCAGGAAATCTCGCTTCTTATATGGTCTTGAAATTCGAAGGAAAGGCCAAGGAAAGCAAAGAGAAATTCTTCCAAAACCTGAAGTCCTTTGCGGAAACGATCCGTGCAAAACATCCTGAGATCTATATATCGCAAAAATTTCATACGGAAAATCTGAAGCATGCATTTGATTCCTTCTTGGAGAAGGCAAAGAAAAGCGGATTCCTGAAATTAGAAGGGAACGATATTGTATTTCTGGAGAAGCTCTTTCAGATTCCGAAAGATCTTCATAATTTGAAGAAAAAGAATCTGGTCTTATATCATAAGAACCAACTTACTTATCATCTTCCAAAACTGGATGCCGTGTGGGCGTCTACTGTAACCGTATAG
- the alr gene encoding alanine racemase, with protein sequence MKERTWIELSAKAIAENLKSFRSLLSPKTLIAAIIKSNAYGHGLLETAALAFQGGANLFGVNSLEEALVLRAKYPAFPILIMGEIPDLSSRKKEVSDPNFWIIVSRTESVRILSECEPSPKIHLKVDTGMARLGYSGKDLERTLSEIKDENLPLHGIATHFASTEDVLEQKYSKEQMRNFADAIQMAERFGFKDLIKHACASASTMLFPEAHYDLVRVGISLYGLWPSLQTRLSLHLSGKKDFQLSPVMSWKAKIVHLKTVPEDSFVGYGSTYQTSAETKVAVVPVGYYEGLDRKLSNNGVMLVRGKRAKILGRICMNMTMLDVTHIHDVEIGDVVTILGKDKEEEIGADDHANWTYTINYEVTTRISESVPKIIRE encoded by the coding sequence ATGAAAGAAAGAACTTGGATTGAACTTTCCGCCAAGGCTATCGCCGAGAATCTAAAGAGTTTTCGATCTCTTCTTTCTCCCAAAACATTGATCGCCGCCATCATCAAATCCAATGCGTACGGCCATGGACTCCTGGAAACAGCTGCACTCGCCTTTCAGGGAGGTGCAAACTTATTCGGAGTGAATTCTTTAGAAGAAGCTCTAGTTCTTAGGGCAAAGTATCCGGCGTTTCCCATTCTCATCATGGGAGAGATCCCAGACTTATCCTCCAGAAAGAAAGAAGTCTCCGACCCGAATTTTTGGATCATCGTTTCTAGGACCGAAAGTGTTCGCATTCTTTCAGAATGTGAACCTTCTCCTAAGATCCATCTCAAAGTAGATACGGGAATGGCTAGGCTCGGCTATTCCGGAAAGGATCTAGAAAGAACGCTTTCTGAGATCAAAGACGAAAATCTTCCCTTGCATGGAATAGCGACCCACTTCGCGAGCACAGAGGATGTGTTAGAACAGAAATATTCCAAAGAACAGATGAGGAATTTTGCGGATGCCATCCAAATGGCGGAAAGATTCGGATTCAAGGATCTGATCAAGCATGCTTGTGCTTCCGCTTCTACCATGCTCTTTCCGGAAGCGCATTACGATCTGGTTCGAGTTGGGATCTCTCTCTATGGGCTTTGGCCGAGTTTACAGACAAGACTCTCTCTCCATCTAAGTGGGAAGAAGGACTTTCAACTTTCCCCGGTAATGAGCTGGAAGGCAAAGATCGTTCATTTGAAGACGGTGCCTGAAGATAGTTTCGTAGGTTATGGTTCCACGTACCAGACGAGTGCGGAAACCAAGGTGGCGGTCGTACCCGTAGGCTACTACGAAGGATTGGATCGTAAGCTTTCGAACAACGGAGTCATGTTGGTTCGAGGAAAACGAGCCAAGATCCTGGGAAGGATCTGCATGAACATGACCATGTTGGATGTCACTCATATTCACGATGTAGAGATCGGGGACGTGGTTACTATTTTAGGAAAAGATAAAGAAGAAGAGATCGGTGCAGACGATCATGCGAATTGGACTTATACGATCAACTACGAAGTGACCACTCGGATCAGCGAGTCGGTGCCAAAAATAATCCGAGAGTAA
- a CDS encoding DUF2505 family protein: protein MKQYKVVQTFPVPLQDLLRAREDRYKYLDRFPELKNVELLEERKEGNKVFQKRKVKLAESLPKVLATLLSDPSLLEDSVFDLSTNTHEFTIAPPGNDTIVTIKGFSVYKEIGPNESERSYDVKVSSGVFLMGSVIETVIEEIHRHSLDKDKNSISEFLKKGD, encoded by the coding sequence ATGAAACAATACAAAGTAGTACAAACCTTTCCCGTACCCTTGCAAGACTTACTTCGAGCCAGAGAAGATAGATACAAGTATCTGGATCGCTTTCCGGAGTTGAAAAACGTAGAACTATTGGAGGAAAGAAAAGAAGGGAACAAGGTATTTCAAAAAAGAAAGGTAAAGTTAGCCGAATCCTTACCGAAGGTGCTCGCTACCTTATTATCGGATCCTTCTCTTTTGGAAGATTCCGTATTCGATCTTTCCACCAATACCCATGAGTTTACGATCGCACCTCCCGGAAATGATACAATTGTAACAATCAAAGGCTTCTCCGTGTATAAGGAGATCGGCCCCAACGAGTCTGAAAGAAGTTATGATGTTAAGGTTAGCTCAGGAGTATTCCTCATGGGCTCTGTCATCGAGACAGTGATCGAAGAGATCCATCGCCATTCTTTGGACAAGGACAAGAACTCTATCTCCGAGTTCCTGAAGAAGGGCGACTAA
- the speD gene encoding adenosylmethionine decarboxylase, whose protein sequence is MNALGKHVIAEFYECDYETINNHELVEDIMLKAVDLSGATTVKSVFHRFSPFGVSGVVVVSESHFAIHTWPEYGYCAIDVFTCGDLIDNQAALEYLKERFGSKSISVVEMKRGLLKLGVDLPHKPVGK, encoded by the coding sequence ATGAACGCATTGGGAAAGCACGTAATTGCAGAGTTTTATGAGTGTGATTACGAGACCATCAACAATCACGAATTGGTAGAAGATATCATGTTGAAGGCAGTCGACCTCTCCGGTGCCACCACAGTTAAATCTGTTTTTCATAGATTTAGTCCGTTTGGTGTGAGCGGTGTAGTGGTCGTGAGCGAATCCCATTTCGCCATACATACCTGGCCCGAATACGGTTATTGCGCTATCGACGTCTTCACTTGCGGAGACTTAATCGATAATCAGGCAGCTCTGGAATATCTCAAGGAACGCTTCGGCTCGAAGAGCATCTCCGTTGTGGAAATGAAGCGCGGTTTGTTGAAACTTGGCGTAGACCTACCTCACAAACCAGTTGGGAAATAG
- a CDS encoding S-adenosylmethionine decarboxylase, which translates to MSLRTQDKLKIVNRFSYLRNSIDINTTDKGEPFVYTKERIPAGEVVAVWGGKAVHKDELTGLSGLSTPHRVHRDFYLVSPLHDDGVDTVHYIRQSSDANCGFQGDITLVALKDIEAGQEVTFHPAMKNPELAWARNEESEIVRKRFQGNFPTYIQSKIDSDPELKVYEPFKDGAWGLLTSIDLEECDAALIRDADAIKQYVIELCELIEMKRFGETQVVYFGEDDRVAGYSMVQLIETSCISAHFANDTNTSYIDIFSCKGYDPKVAAEFTRKFFKGAAMRLTVTNRF; encoded by the coding sequence ATGAGCCTTAGGACCCAAGATAAACTTAAGATCGTTAACCGTTTTTCTTATCTAAGAAATAGCATTGATATTAATACTACCGACAAGGGAGAGCCTTTCGTTTACACTAAGGAAAGGATCCCTGCCGGAGAAGTTGTAGCAGTTTGGGGAGGCAAGGCCGTCCATAAGGACGAGCTGACTGGTCTTTCTGGACTTTCCACTCCTCACAGAGTGCACAGGGATTTCTATCTAGTATCTCCTCTGCACGATGATGGGGTTGATACAGTGCATTATATCCGCCAAAGCTCCGATGCAAACTGCGGTTTCCAAGGGGATATTACCCTAGTAGCGCTAAAGGACATCGAAGCAGGGCAAGAAGTTACCTTCCACCCGGCTATGAAAAATCCGGAATTGGCATGGGCTCGTAATGAAGAGTCTGAGATCGTTCGTAAACGCTTCCAAGGAAACTTCCCTACATATATCCAGTCCAAGATCGATTCCGATCCTGAACTGAAAGTATATGAGCCTTTCAAAGACGGAGCTTGGGGACTTCTAACTTCCATCGACTTGGAAGAATGTGACGCTGCATTGATCCGAGACGCAGATGCGATCAAACAATATGTGATCGAGCTTTGCGAACTTATCGAAATGAAGAGATTCGGAGAGACCCAAGTGGTCTACTTCGGAGAAGACGATAGAGTTGCGGGTTACTCCATGGTGCAGCTGATCGAGACTTCTTGCATCTCCGCTCACTTCGCGAATGATACCAATACTTCTTATATCGATATCTTTTCTTGCAAAGGATACGATCCGAAAGTGGCGGCTGAATTTACTCGCAAATTCTTCAAAGGCGCAGCAATGCGTCTCACAGTAACAAACCGCTTCTAA
- the speE gene encoding polyamine aminopropyltransferase: MELWLDEALELPNGRALKIKVKEFLHTRKTPFQKIDVFESQGFGRMFTLDGVVMMTEADEFAYHEMIAHVPMMSHPNPEKVLVIGGGDGGTVREILKHPSVKEVHLCEIDKGVVDVCYEYFPEIANAMKDPRVKHAYEDGAKYVQDYKEYFDVICVDSSDPVGPAEVLFKRPFYETMAASLKKGGICTTQGESFYYHGKVIKELFQFIPQVFDHCGYYFTVVPTYPSGIIGFTYCSKGPDPYKVEPDPNRVPKGLKYYSAEMHKAAFTLPPFAQEYIVRK; encoded by the coding sequence TTGGAACTTTGGTTAGACGAGGCACTCGAACTTCCGAACGGGAGAGCCCTCAAGATTAAGGTGAAGGAGTTCTTGCACACACGCAAGACTCCTTTTCAAAAAATAGACGTATTCGAATCTCAAGGTTTCGGCCGCATGTTCACTCTCGACGGGGTCGTGATGATGACTGAGGCCGACGAGTTTGCATATCACGAAATGATAGCTCATGTTCCCATGATGAGCCATCCGAATCCCGAAAAGGTCCTAGTGATCGGTGGAGGAGACGGAGGAACAGTCCGCGAGATCTTAAAGCATCCTTCTGTGAAAGAAGTGCATTTGTGCGAGATCGATAAGGGAGTCGTGGATGTTTGCTATGAATACTTCCCTGAGATCGCAAACGCAATGAAGGATCCGAGGGTCAAACATGCGTACGAAGACGGAGCGAAATACGTTCAGGATTATAAAGAATACTTCGATGTGATCTGTGTGGATTCTTCCGATCCGGTCGGCCCGGCCGAAGTGCTATTCAAAAGACCTTTCTATGAGACCATGGCCGCTTCCTTGAAGAAGGGAGGGATCTGCACCACTCAGGGAGAGAGCTTCTATTATCATGGAAAAGTGATAAAGGAATTATTCCAATTCATTCCTCAGGTATTCGATCATTGTGGTTATTATTTCACCGTGGTGCCTACGTATCCTTCCGGGATTATTGGATTCACCTATTGCTCTAAGGGACCGGATCCATACAAAGTGGAACCGGATCCGAATCGGGTTCCTAAAGGATTAAAGTATTATTCTGCCGAAATGCATAAGGCTGCTTTTACGCTTCCTCCTTTCGCGCAGGAATATATAGTACGTAAATAA
- the pyrF gene encoding orotidine-5'-phosphate decarboxylase: MDFYSKFVKRREKLNSLLCVGIDPDVSKLPASLEKFPDKLFLFSREIVDATADYAVAYKPNIAFYEAFGSKGIEQFEKLVSHIKTNHPEIPIVADAKRGDLDNTAKQYAKFFFQELGVDSLTLSPYMGSDTIKPFIEDESKLVFLLCLTSNPDSAELQKKTFSETGRTLYQEVAALSEKFPARNVGLVVGATHPKQLSEIRNTHPDRILLIPGYGAQGASLEEVVAVCGKNALVNSSRSIIFSSSGPDFAEAARKSAASISEEMKKLLNV; the protein is encoded by the coding sequence ATGGATTTCTATTCCAAATTCGTAAAGAGAAGGGAAAAGCTAAACTCCCTTCTCTGCGTTGGAATAGATCCGGACGTATCCAAACTTCCTGCCTCCTTAGAAAAATTCCCGGATAAACTGTTCTTATTCTCGCGAGAGATCGTGGATGCGACTGCGGATTATGCTGTTGCATACAAACCGAATATCGCTTTTTATGAAGCATTCGGTTCCAAGGGAATAGAACAATTCGAGAAGTTGGTCTCTCATATCAAAACGAATCATCCGGAGATCCCGATCGTAGCCGATGCGAAACGAGGGGATCTGGACAATACTGCAAAGCAGTATGCGAAATTCTTCTTTCAGGAGTTGGGAGTGGATTCCTTGACTCTTTCTCCTTATATGGGCTCGGATACCATCAAACCGTTTATAGAAGACGAGTCCAAGCTGGTGTTCCTCCTTTGTCTGACATCTAATCCGGATTCTGCCGAATTGCAAAAGAAGACATTCTCTGAAACTGGAAGGACCTTATACCAAGAAGTTGCCGCTTTAAGTGAGAAGTTCCCCGCAAGGAATGTAGGCCTGGTAGTGGGTGCTACTCATCCGAAACAATTATCAGAGATCCGTAATACACATCCGGACCGCATCCTGCTAATCCCTGGCTACGGGGCCCAGGGAGCCTCTTTAGAAGAAGTGGTCGCGGTTTGCGGCAAGAATGCGCTTGTTAATTCTTCTCGCAGTATTATATTCTCTTCTTCCGGTCCTGATTTCGCAGAAGCCGCTCGAAAATCTGCCGCTTCCATTTCGGAAGAGATGAAGAAGCTTCTGAACGTTTAA
- a CDS encoding YqaA family protein, protein MSLDFFSSLTQLFLNYGGLSLLLVSFAAATILPFSSEAALMGAIWSGLPAAEAILWASIGNCGACAFNYGLGYWFGKTIETRIAESKTYSAWAERTGRWGYWVLLFSFLPFVGDPITVLSGFFRQKFWIFASIVFSLRILRYIALVYGLSL, encoded by the coding sequence ATTTCTTTGGACTTCTTTTCCTCTCTGACCCAACTATTCCTGAATTACGGAGGGCTTAGCCTTCTTCTAGTTTCCTTTGCTGCCGCTACTATCTTGCCTTTTAGTTCCGAAGCCGCCTTGATGGGAGCGATCTGGTCCGGACTTCCCGCTGCGGAAGCGATTCTTTGGGCCTCTATTGGAAATTGTGGAGCCTGTGCATTCAACTATGGACTTGGTTACTGGTTTGGAAAAACGATCGAGACCAGGATCGCCGAATCTAAGACGTATTCCGCTTGGGCAGAAAGAACGGGCCGTTGGGGATATTGGGTGCTTCTGTTTTCCTTTTTGCCATTTGTAGGAGATCCGATCACGGTTCTCTCCGGTTTCTTTCGCCAAAAATTTTGGATCTTTGCATCGATCGTTTTCAGTTTAAGGATATTAAGATACATTGCCTTGGTATACGGCCTCAGCTTGTAA
- a CDS encoding NAD(P)/FAD-dependent oxidoreductase yields the protein MKRTLTKKKTSKKITPRKKQKLAIVGTGIAGMGCAHFLQNDFDLSIFEKGDYIGGHTNTVFVKEEGENLPIDTGFIVFNHVTYPNLKRLFEELDVPTKKTSMSFSVQHVPDNLEFCGSGLNGLFAQRKNIFNLRYLRLLLNINRFNEEAPKILKDPKYKDYSLSRYVDEAGFHPDLLTYYLVPMSSAVWSTPEDLMLEFPAYSLVRFFLNHGFLGLNTQHQWYTVHGGSIEYVKRLTQPIHKRFKIGSAVQGVETVSGGKAKLLFKGGRSETFDKVILACHADTSLSILKKPNSLQKELLSQFKYQENIATLHTDDSVMPKTRSTWSSWNYRMDEIEGRIYPHTIYWMNSLQDVSRKKDYFLSIGDPGKIDPKKVLRRIRYEHPLFHVGSLKAQERLSELNAKGPVYFCGSYFRYGFHEDGLWSARNLSEQLLGKKVWD from the coding sequence TTGAAACGAACTCTTACTAAAAAGAAAACTTCCAAGAAAATTACTCCTCGCAAGAAACAAAAGTTGGCCATTGTGGGCACAGGCATTGCAGGAATGGGCTGCGCTCATTTCTTGCAGAATGATTTCGATCTTTCCATTTTCGAAAAAGGGGATTATATCGGTGGTCACACGAATACGGTGTTTGTAAAGGAAGAAGGGGAGAACCTTCCTATCGATACTGGATTCATTGTATTCAACCATGTTACTTATCCGAATCTGAAACGACTTTTCGAAGAACTGGATGTTCCTACTAAGAAGACGAGCATGTCTTTCAGTGTGCAACATGTCCCGGATAACCTCGAATTTTGTGGTTCGGGCTTGAACGGTCTATTCGCTCAGAGAAAAAATATATTTAACCTTCGATATTTGCGCTTACTCTTGAATATTAATAGATTCAATGAAGAAGCTCCTAAAATACTAAAAGACCCCAAGTACAAAGACTATTCCTTATCGAGATACGTAGACGAAGCAGGCTTTCATCCGGATCTATTGACATACTATTTAGTGCCCATGAGCTCCGCAGTTTGGTCTACTCCGGAAGATCTGATGCTGGAATTTCCGGCGTATTCTTTGGTCCGCTTCTTCTTGAACCATGGATTTTTAGGGCTGAACACCCAACACCAATGGTATACGGTGCATGGCGGATCCATAGAATATGTTAAGAGGCTCACTCAACCGATCCACAAGAGATTTAAGATCGGATCCGCTGTCCAAGGAGTAGAGACTGTTTCCGGAGGGAAGGCGAAACTGCTCTTTAAAGGCGGAAGATCGGAAACCTTTGATAAGGTAATACTTGCCTGTCATGCGGATACTTCCTTATCCATATTAAAGAAACCGAATTCCTTACAGAAGGAACTCCTTTCTCAATTTAAGTACCAGGAGAATATCGCGACTCTGCATACGGACGATTCTGTTATGCCTAAGACCAGGTCCACCTGGTCCTCTTGGAATTATAGAATGGACGAAATTGAAGGAAGGATCTATCCGCATACGATCTATTGGATGAATAGCCTGCAGGATGTTTCTAGGAAAAAGGATTATTTTCTATCGATCGGGGATCCCGGAAAGATCGATCCTAAAAAGGTCCTTCGTAGGATCCGATACGAACATCCTTTATTTCACGTGGGTTCTTTAAAGGCGCAAGAGCGATTATCGGAGCTGAACGCAAAGGGCCCCGTCTATTTTTGCGGCAGCTATTTTAGATATGGATTTCATGAAGATGGGCTTTGGTCCGCGAGAAATCTGTCCGAGCAATTACTTGGTAAAAAGGTATGGGACTAA
- a CDS encoding DUF1365 domain-containing protein — MGLNSKIIEAKVMHDRSVPKRNRFRYGIFTFLLDLDELDVLNDRSLLFGKNKFRTFSFYDSDHLSFGKEGLKENFLEYIRGQGVKEKVEKVTLITNLRVFGYVFNPVSFYFAEGPNGDPVCALAEVGNTFGEMKLYFLGKESLEQKGFRKREEKFFYVSPFVSLDSEFDFYLNPPSGERINLRIDAFEKGERVMVTTYTGKARELTDPNLLWMFFKYPFVTLRVIGLIHWQAFLLYLKKIPFIKKDDGQDQQRGLHLGRR; from the coding sequence ATGGGACTAAATTCCAAGATCATAGAAGCCAAGGTAATGCATGACAGAAGCGTTCCGAAACGAAATCGCTTTCGGTACGGGATCTTTACCTTTCTACTGGATCTGGACGAGTTGGACGTACTGAACGATCGTTCGCTTTTGTTTGGAAAGAATAAATTTCGGACCTTCTCCTTTTATGATTCAGACCATTTGTCTTTTGGAAAAGAGGGTCTCAAGGAAAATTTTTTAGAGTACATTCGGGGACAGGGAGTCAAAGAAAAGGTAGAAAAGGTTACGCTAATCACCAACCTGAGAGTCTTCGGTTACGTCTTCAATCCCGTCTCCTTCTACTTTGCAGAAGGGCCGAATGGAGATCCGGTCTGCGCTCTCGCAGAGGTTGGCAATACGTTCGGAGAAATGAAATTGTACTTCCTGGGAAAAGAATCCCTGGAACAAAAAGGATTTCGAAAGAGAGAAGAGAAGTTCTTTTACGTTTCTCCCTTTGTTAGTTTGGATTCGGAGTTTGATTTTTATTTAAATCCTCCTTCCGGAGAAAGGATCAATTTACGCATCGACGCCTTCGAAAAAGGAGAGAGGGTGATGGTGACTACGTATACCGGAAAGGCGCGAGAACTAACCGATCCGAATTTGTTATGGATGTTCTTTAAGTATCCCTTCGTGACTTTGAGGGTGATCGGACTTATCCATTGGCAGGCTTTCCTTCTTTACCTAAAAAAGATCCCCTTTATCAAAAAAGATGATGGGCAAGATCAACAAAGAGGATTGCATCTTGGAAGGCGATAA
- a CDS encoding SAM-dependent methyltransferase: MEGDNLVKVETLQGSTSSAIGGYRFYERIFFAALSRMQRGSLRILFPDGEQRYLGDPNSSEASEFHHAIIQVKDRRFFKRLVLYGDIGLAESYMDGDWDTDDIRAIICWFLLNVEEAPSVSGSQKSFLHLAFMNLGNRLLHLFRSNSLRGSKKNIVEHYDLGNEFYKKFLDPSMTYSCAYFQEMDRSLEEAQIAKIENLCKKLRLKSSDHLLEIGTGWGAFSTYAASKYGCKVTSYTISEEQYKFAVEKIKSMGLEDRIEVRLKDYRKVEGSYDKIVTVEMLEAVGHEYFEDFFSMCNRVLKKDGLMAHQIITCPDPRYDSFRKGIDFIQKHIFPGSLLPSIARINQAVNRTSDMFLFELEDIGRNYDKTLMSWQKGFEENLFSIRDMGYSESFIRKWRYYFSYCAAAFYMRNISVVQVVYTRPNNRGLNPL; this comes from the coding sequence TTGGAAGGCGATAATCTAGTAAAAGTAGAAACATTACAAGGATCGACTAGTTCTGCAATTGGAGGATATCGTTTTTATGAAAGGATATTCTTTGCAGCTTTATCACGAATGCAAAGAGGCTCCCTTCGGATCTTATTTCCTGATGGAGAACAAAGATATTTAGGGGATCCTAATTCTTCCGAGGCTTCCGAATTTCACCACGCTATCATTCAAGTAAAAGACAGAAGATTCTTTAAAAGATTGGTTCTCTACGGAGATATAGGTCTCGCGGAATCGTATATGGACGGGGACTGGGATACGGATGATATTAGAGCTATCATTTGCTGGTTTCTTTTGAACGTGGAAGAGGCGCCTTCTGTTAGCGGGTCTCAAAAAAGCTTTTTGCATCTTGCCTTCATGAATCTGGGAAATCGTCTTCTTCATTTATTTAGGAGCAATTCTCTCAGAGGAAGTAAGAAGAATATAGTGGAACACTATGACCTAGGAAACGAGTTCTATAAGAAGTTCTTGGATCCTAGCATGACGTATTCCTGTGCTTATTTTCAGGAAATGGATCGTAGCCTAGAAGAGGCTCAGATTGCAAAGATAGAGAACCTATGCAAGAAGTTAAGGCTAAAGTCGTCGGATCATCTCTTGGAGATAGGAACGGGTTGGGGCGCCTTCTCCACATACGCCGCATCTAAATACGGATGCAAGGTTACTTCCTATACGATTTCTGAAGAGCAGTATAAATTTGCTGTAGAAAAGATCAAAAGCATGGGCTTAGAAGATCGGATCGAAGTGAGACTGAAAGACTATAGAAAGGTCGAAGGTTCTTACGATAAGATCGTTACCGTGGAGATGTTGGAAGCGGTAGGCCACGAATACTTCGAGGATTTTTTCTCTATGTGCAACCGTGTGTTGAAAAAGGACGGGTTGATGGCACACCAGATCATTACTTGTCCGGATCCTAGATATGATTCCTTTAGAAAAGGTATAGACTTTATTCAGAAGCATATTTTTCCGGGATCGCTTCTTCCTTCGATCGCACGTATCAATCAGGCAGTGAATCGGACGAGTGATATGTTCCTATTCGAGTTAGAGGATATAGGTCGTAATTACGATAAGACCCTGATGAGCTGGCAGAAAGGATTCGAAGAGAATCTTTTCTCTATCAGAGATATGGGTTATAGCGAATCGTTTATCAGAAAATGGAGATATTACTTTTCATATTGCGCGGCTGCGTTTTATATGCGTAATATCAGCGTAGTACAGGTCGTGTATACTCGACCAAATAATCGCGGGCTGAATCCTCTGTGA
- a CDS encoding DUF2062 domain-containing protein — protein MIDSETQKKETKPSFLAKAKDRILEELKTGTSPEKIALSLALGAAIGVFPVIGTTMALCAVLGFLLRLNPVSIQIANYAAYPFQVFLIIPFLRLGSYLLGKEIDLGWAYRLAEGDTSQVIDGLSRSAGYAVLGWTSTVPLAAFLSYFLFLLLIRKVNGIIRK, from the coding sequence GTGATCGACTCAGAAACTCAAAAGAAAGAAACCAAGCCTTCCTTCCTTGCAAAAGCAAAGGATCGTATTCTAGAAGAATTGAAGACAGGCACCAGTCCGGAAAAGATCGCACTTTCCTTGGCTCTGGGTGCTGCCATTGGGGTCTTTCCGGTTATCGGGACTACCATGGCATTATGTGCGGTACTAGGTTTTCTTTTAAGACTGAATCCTGTGTCCATTCAGATCGCAAATTACGCTGCATATCCATTTCAAGTTTTTCTAATCATTCCTTTCTTAAGATTGGGATCCTATCTTCTCGGAAAAGAGATCGATCTTGGTTGGGCATATCGATTGGCAGAAGGAGATACCTCCCAAGTGATCGATGGCCTTTCTCGTTCGGCAGGTTATGCGGTCTTAGGTTGGACAAGCACCGTGCCTTTGGCCGCGTTTTTATCATATTTTTTGTTCCTTCTCCTAATCAGAAAAGTGAACGGCATCATTCGAAAATAA